Within the Mycobacterium gordonae genome, the region TCGTCATCGTCACCCCCGTCAAGTCCGGGACGACGTGGACCCAGCGAATAGTCCAGCAGATCCTGCGCAATGGGGCTGAGAACGGCGGTAGCCTCTCGGATACCTCGCCGTGGCTGGATTCCAGCTGGGGCGATCACGCTGAGATGCTCGACGTGCTCGCGCGCCAGCGCGAGCTTGGGGGCAGGCGGGTCATCAAATCCCATCTACCCGCGGACGCGCTGCCGATCGCCGCAGAGGCTCGGTACGTGTTCGTCGGGAGAAACGGCAAGGACTCGGGAATCAGCTTCCACAACATGCTTACCAACTACTCCGAATCGACGATGTCGACGATCAACCAGACCTACGCGAAGTGGTCGGGCGAATCGACACCATTGGTGGTTCCCGAGAACTTGCAGGCATTCTTCGATCTGTGGCTCGATACCGGCGGCAGCGGCTGCGGCGACCTGTTCGACCTGGTGCGGTCGTGGTGGGAATTGCGCGGCGAGCCGAATGTCCTACTGCTGCACTACCGGCAGCTCACTGATGATCTCCCGGGCCAGATCACCCGACTCGCCGCATTCATCGGCATCGACCCGGCATCGTTGGACATCGGTGTCATTGCCGAGCATTGCTCGTTCGACTACATGCGCGGCCACGCGGACAAGATGGCTCCGTTCAACGGGGCACACATGTCGAGCGCCCAAGCCTTCTTCCACAAGGGGCCCACGCGTGATTACCGCAGCGAGCTCACGTCGGAACAGGTTGCGCGCTTCGACCAGGTCGCCGTGCAGAAATTGGGCAGCCAGTGCGCGCACTGGCTCGAAAGGGGCGAGTTATCGGACGGCTGCGAGGTCGGCGGCCTCCGCTAGCTCGTCGCAGTCGTGATACCAATCCCGTTGGACTAGAACGTCATCCGCTATCCGCTGCAGGGCAGCGTCGAACTCTTCGTCGCCCTCATCGGCGAAGCCGGCTGGCAGTGTGAGGTTGTCGACAACCCAGCGCCGGATCAGAGCAGACACGGAGTCGACCTGACGTAGCCCCTCGGCGGTCAGCGAAAGCTCGCCGCCGGCGCGCGACACGTAACCGAGTTGCACCAGACGGTCGAAGACAGGTTCGAAGACTTGATGAGGTAAGTGGAACCGACGGGCGATGTCGATGAGCCGCGCGGTCTCCCCGGATCGTTCGTCCTGGTAGACCCGCAGTACCCCCCACAGCCCCGCGACGTCGAGTTCACAATCAGGTTGGGAAGCAAGGTCTTCCAGGTGCACCTGCGGCGTCTCGGACAGCAGGTTTGCGACCGCGATCTCCAGGACGTCCGCTGGCGTCTTGACTCTCGGCACAGCGAAACCGTCTCCCAGGCAGGTGGGGCTGTCGTGAACCCCGGTGAGGGGAGCCTCATGCAGGAAGAGCGCGAAAACGAAGCCGGTCAACGCGACGAATGCCGCGCACAGGAACACTTGCGACAACGAGCGGGCGTACGCCCCGACCATCAGCGACGCGAGATGCTGCGGGAGATGGTGCATGGCTGCCGGCGAATGCATGACCTCGGCAGACATGCCGTTGGCCGTCAGGACCGAACCCACTCGCCCGCCCAGGAAGTTGGCGAACAGCGCGCCGAAGATGGCGGCGCCGAATGCCCCACCGACCAGACGGAAGAAGGTCACTCCCGAAGTGGCGACCCCAAGGTCTTGAAAACACGACGTGTTCTGCACGATGAGGATGAGGACCTGCATGGCGAAACCGATGCCCGCGCCGAGGATCACGAGGTAGAACGACTGCACCGCCCAGGGCGTCGACTCGTCCATCCGGGCCAGCAGCAGGAAGCCGACGGCCATCAGCGCCGTGCCCGCCAGCGGGAAGATTTTGTACCGGCCGGTCCGACCAACCAGAATGCCGACGGCCAACGATGTGGTCAACAAACCGACCACCATGGGCAGCGTGCGCAGGCCGGAGGTGGTCGCCGAGACACCATCGACGTAGCGCAGATACATCGGCACGAAGGTCAACGCGCCCAGCATCGCGAATCCCACCAACAATGACAGCACCGCACACACCGAGAAGACCGGGCTGCGGAATAGTCGGGGCGGCAAAATGCCCGCAGCCGCACGACTTTCCACCCAGACGAAAAGCACCAGCGCTAGACCGGCGGCAGCGAACAGCGCCATGATCGGCAGCGAACCCCAGGCGTAGGTGGTGCCGCCCCAACTCGTGGCCATGATCAAAGCCGTGGCGGCGAAGCCGATCACAAGTATTCCGACGTAGTCGATGGCCGGTCTGGGCCGTCGGGGCAGCGCGGGGATGGCTGCGGCGGCCACCGCGAGAACCGTGAGGGAAGTGGGCACATTGACCCAGAACGCCCAGCGCCAGTTCAGGTAGTCGGCGCACAGGCCACCCAGGAACGGGCCAGCCACCGTGCCGACCCCGAATATCGCCCCGAGGGCTCCCTGAAAGGTGCCGCGGCTGCGCAGCGGAAACACTTCACCGACCAGTGCGGCGGACGTCACGGCGATGGCACCCGCGCCGACGCCCTGCACCATGCGGGAACCAGCCAACATGGCCATCGTTTGGGAGCACGCGCACAACACCGAGCCGGTCAGAAAAATCATGGCCGCACTGCCCAGCACCCGTTTGCGGCCCAGCAGGTCGCCGAGCTTGCCGGCTGCCGGGACGACGACGATGCCGCCGAGCAGATACGCGGTGACCGCCCACGACTGCTGTCCGGCGTCGCCCAGATCTGCCACGATCGTCGGTAACGCGGGCACCACCATGGCCTGGTCCATCGCCGCGACTACCACGCCAAGCGCAAGCGCAGCGAAAATTACCCGGCTCCGGACGGAACTGACTGTGTTGCTGGGGGATCGATCACCGATAGCAGCGGTCGGGTTCGTCATGGTTCCGTTCCCGTCGATATTTGGCCCCAAAACTCGGGATTACGTCGAGTTTGTCGGGAAAGTTCCGCTGCGTCTACAGATAGTCGAATTCGGAATTGTATTCGAGCTCAACATTGCAGGCACTAATAAAAGCCGGATGATCGCAGCCGGATCATCCCTCGCTCATGGTGAGACGGTCTCGGCCATCTTGTTCACCGGCATGGTAAGCACCTGCGCCCCGCTCATGAATCGGACTCCGTCCATCCCCAGGACCTCGACGCTCACCGAGAAGGCTGACCCGAATCGGCATCCCGACATCTGGTCGCTCTGATTTTCCCCGGCGTTATGCCGTTGTATACGGACCCGATTCCGATCCGCTGTCCGCGGCCGTAGTTATGCCGGCTATGGATGTTTACCGGCTTCGCGATGATGTATGTTCTCGACAAATCCACAGTGACGACTGTCGGTGTGACGGCGTCGCACAAAGTGGGAGGCGCGCCATGTCATTCCTGTCGATTACGCCGCAACTGCTGTCGGCAACCGCTACCGGTGTCGCGAAAATCGGCTCCGGCATCGTCGCGGCCGACGTGGCTGCAGCGGGCGCCACCACCAACGTGCTCGCCGCCGGCGCCCACGAGGTTTCGACGGCAACAATCGCGACGCTATTCGGCGCAGATCGGCAGATTCCGGCTGGTGTTCCGCACCGATCGGCCGCCTGAGCACGGGCGGTGAGCCGTCGTTAACGATCGGATCGTTCCGGCTGGTGACCGGTGATGTCCGCAGCAACACCTAAGTTGCCACCCCGTTACGTTCGCATCGACAGCGGTGCCGGGCCAGGGATTGTCTTTGCAGCTCATTCCGACACCAGGGTCACCCAGCGGGTGGCTGTGGGACGACGGGCTACCTCGGCGCAGAGATAGTGAGCCAGGTCTGATCGGTGCAACGTTTGCCTCGACCCGACCCGACCGGCGACTTCGATTGGAGTGGAGGCTGATTCGTCATCAAGCCGCGGTGGCCGCACTACAGTGATTCGGAGCTCGCAACCTGCGATCAGCTCTTCTTGTCTGTCCACTTCAGTCAGTCGTTCTCGGCCAACGGCTCTGGTATAGACCAACCGGCCGAACCAGGACAGTCGTCCCGCGCTTGCTGCGCCGCCCAGGGCTGACACCACGATCAGATGTGCGTCGGTTGCCACGTCGGCGACCGCCGACAACAGCACCTTCGTTGCATCGGAGCGCACCGTGCCGACATCGCCGTCACGGCGCGGCGCGACCAGCGTGATAACGGCATCGGCAGCACCCACCGCATCGGTGACCGCCATCTGGTCGGTAGCATCACCGCCGATGACACGTGTTGTCGCGCAACGTGTTCCGACACGCTCTACGTCGCGTGCCAGCACTGTGACAGTGTGTTCGCGTTCGAGCATGGGAAGCAACAGGGTGCCGGTCAATCCCGTGGCGCCAAGCAAGGTGACTCTCATTGCAACAAAACTCCGACCTCATGTTGACTCCGACAACATCAAGATAGCCGCTAATGTTGTCAACGTCAACATTGAGGAGAGGCGTGGATATCAGGACTTATCACCACGCAAACCTGCGGGCGGCACTGGTAGAGGCCGGTCTGCAACTACTGGATGAGGGCGGCCCGGAGACGGTGCAAATCCGAGTGGCCGCCATGATGGTGGGGGTTAGCCATGCCGCGCCGGCGCGCCACTTCAGCACCGCGGCAGGCTTTCTGGCGGCTGTCGCTGCGGTTGGTTACGAGCAGCTGGCCGACGCACTGGCCGCTTCCGCTGCCGCCCAAACCGATTCGCGCAGAGCTTTTCGCGCCGTCGGATTGGCCTACGCGATCAGAACGCGCGTTCAAAGCCCAGGACCACGGCCCTCGCCGCGAAGGCTAACCCGGGGAGCATTGAATTGGCTGTCGAATGATGGGATCCGCGACGCGGCTCGCTTGAGACCGTAATCGATAACGCAAAATCGTTGGTGCGGAGTGGCCTTGAGGAAGGGGGTGGTGGCTGATGTGACAACCGGTCACGGCCGTCCCATGAGCGGTCCGACCTGCGGTCGCCAGTGCCGATTCCCGCCTGATAACGACGTAGCGAGCGCTCGATGCGATCCACCTGCAAGGATCATCGCAGCCGGATCGTCACCTCGTCGATGGTGCCGTTGAAGGCAAACGTGCCGTCATAGGTGTCGGCCGCCGGGGTTCCACCGTCCATGCCGACGTCGACCCCTTCGTCGGCGCTGAAGCCGAATGGCACAGTGCGCTCGATCCGTGACGCACCGACCTGGCGGCCGTCCACCAGCAATCTAGCCAGCCCACCTTTGCCCAGACCGCCACCGTCGTAATCGAATTCGATCGCAACCGTCGCCGCTCCGGCGGGCAACACCTTCGTCGCGGTGACGGTGGTGTACTCCGAGCCGAAGTAGTTGTATGTGAATGCGGGCAGCCCGTTGAGCACGTACAGCGACATCCCCGCGAAGTAGCCGCCAGCTGCCAACAGGACCCCCGATACCGCCGCACCGCCAGGGGTGTCGATTGACGCGGTGATCGAATACGACCGGTTGAACGCGCTGCGGATGATGTCCTCGGGCATCCGGATTGCCCCCTGTCCGAAGGAAATCGAGGACCGCTCGCCCAGAATCGTGGGGCGCGCGCCCATCGCACGGATGGGTCCGCGGTCATCGAGCGGGAACACATTGCAGGCGGCGGCTTCGGCGTCAAACAGGGCCTGCAGTTCGGCGAGCTTGTCTGGACGCTCGGCAGCGAGGTCGGTGGCCTGACTGTAGTCGCTGCGCAGGTCGTACAGCTCCCAGCGGTCATCGGAGAACGCCGGCAGCGCGCCTTTGCGCCACTGAATCTTGGCGTGGTAGGTGCACGCCATCCATTCCTCGTGATAGATACCGCGGGTTCCCTGGATCTCGAAATACTGAGTGCGACGACGACCCTCGGCCTCGGCATCGTCGAAGGTGTACGCCAGACTGATTCCGTCATAGGGCTTTTGGGCTATACCGTGGACGTCCGTCGGTTGCGGGACACCCGCGGCTTCCAGGACCGTGGGGGCGATGTCGATGACATGGTGAAACTGGCAACGCAGCCCTCCCCGGTCGGCGATCCGACGGGGCCAGGTCACGATCATCGGGTTACGAGTGCCCCCGAAGTGGCTGGCGAACTGCTTGGTGAATTGGAACGGTGTGCACATCGACCATGCGAATCCGACTGGGTATTCGTTGTTGGCCTTCGGCCCGCCGAATTCGTCCATTTTCGACAGCACCACCGCGACGTCCTCCTGCAGTCCGTTCAGTGCCACCATTTCGTTGAAGACACCGTCGATTCCCCCGGCCGGGGCGGCCCCGTTGTCGCCGATGATGTAGATGAACAAGGTGTTGTCCCACTCCGACATGTCTTTGAGAGCCTGGACCATCCGCCCGATTTCGTGGTCGGTGTGGGCCAGGAATCCCGCGTAGACCTCCATCAGCCTGGCTGCGATGCGCTGCCTATCGGGGGAGATGGAGTTCCACGCGGGAATGGAGTCGTGCCGCGCCGTCAACTCGGTGTCCGCGGGGATCACGCCCAGCTGTTTCTGGCGGGTGAAGATCTGCTCGCGAAGGGTGTCCCAGCCCGCGTCGAAGCGGCCCCGAAAGGGCTCGCTCCACTCGGGTGAGACCTGATGCGGGGCGTGGGTAGCCCCGGGAGCCCAGTAGGCGAAAAAGGGCCGGTCCGGCGCAACGGCTCGCCCGCGACGCACCCACTCGATCATCCGATCGGCGAGGTCGGTCGTCAGGTGGTAGTTCTCGACACCCTCGGGACGTTCGATTGGTGTGGTGCCGTGGTAAAGGCCCGGATTATATTGGTGCGCTTCCCCACCCATGAACCCGTAGAACTCCTCGAAGCCCATTCCGGTGGGCCACCGATCGAACGGGCCGGCCGGGCTGACCTCCCACACCGGGGTGTTGTGCCATTTGCCGAACGCCGCGGTGCTGTATCCGTTGAGCCGTAGCGTCTCGGCAATGGTGGCGGCCGATTTCGGGATGATGCTGTTGTAGCCGTCGTAACCGGTGGCCCACTCGGTGATGTTGCCGGTGTTGACCGCATGGTGGTTCCTGCCGGTGAGCAGTGCCGCCCGCGTCGGTGAACACAACGCCGTGGTATGAAACCGATTGTAGCGCAGACCTTCTCGCGCCAACAGATCGCCGGTGGGCGAGGGAATTGGACCGCCGAAGGTCGCGGTGGCCCCGAACCCGACGTCGTCGAGCAGCACGATGACCACGTTCGGGGCGCCCTGCGGGGGTCGGATGGGCGCGATGGTCGGCATCACCGATTCGGCGATCGTGGGACCGGCCCTGCCGCCACTCGGTGTGTCAGGAAGTGGCAGCGTGGTGCGATCGTGTATCGCGTCTCGGTGGGACATGCGCACGCCTTTTCAGGGGTAGCCGAATTCGTTCTGTTTCGAATACCACAAGGTGCCGCGCCCCGGCGGCGATTTCGCCGACGCGGCCGCCGCGCGTCAGGCCACCCAATAAGCCTGCGACTTAATGGATTTCCTCGGGATCCCGAAGTCGTCCCGCAACACCTTGACGACGGAGCGGGTGGTGCGGCTGTCGCAGGCCACCCACCCGAAGTGACAAGCACCCTCACACGCCGCCCCCCGTACCGCCTCCAGCAGCGCCCCATCCTTGCGGTCCACCCACGTGACGTCGGTGTCGCGCGCTACCGGAAGGTGCTTGTCGTCGTCGCAACCGGCTTCCAGGAAGACCTGTGCAGGGGCATCGCCGATAGCCGTCAGCAGCGAGTTGATCGCGGGCAGCGAGGCGCAGTCGCCGACGATGATGTAGCCGGTCGGACGCGGTTCGGGGATCGCAAACTTGCTGCCCATCACCGTCGCCTCGATGGTGTCGCCAGGTTGCGCGGCGCGCGCCCAATCCGATGCGATGCCGTCGTGCAGCGCGAACTCGATGTCGAACGTGTCACTCGCGGGGTCGGGATCGACCAGCGTGTAACCGCGCTGATGCGATTTGTCGCCGTCGGCGAACCACAACCGTATCCACATGGTCGGATGCACCTCGTGGGCGCTGAGCAAACCTCCTGCCTGGAAGCTCAGGCGATGGTAGTTCGGACTGATCTCGCGCCGGCCGGTCACGGTGAGGCGATAATCCCCCGCTCGAAGCAGCTTGAGCACAGCCCCGGCAAAACCTCGAGACGTCTTCTGTTCGCTCATCCGTCCTAACCCTCCGTCGCTATCCCACCCGGACTTAGGTTAGGGTAACCGTTGCTGCGGATCGAACCCGGGTGAGCCGGAGGTCACCACATGGCGGTGACCCTGCCACGGTGAGCGACAGACCTAGGCAGATCCGGCACCGCCGGCACCGCCGGCACCGCCGGATCCCCCTACCCCTCCCGTAGAGTTGCCGCCCCCGGTCGGGGCAGCGCCGGTGTTGCCGGCACCGCCATCATCGCCACCGGCACCGGGATTGCCGCTGGAACCGGTTCCGCCGACACCACCGTTACCGCCGGAGCCCCCGTTGCCGCCGAATCCGCCCAGGTTGCCGCCGGTGCCGTTGCCACCGATTCCACCCGTCCCACCGTTGCCGCCTTTACCGCCGGTACCGCCGACGCCTGCCGTGTTCGTTCCTCCCGCGCCGCCGACCCCGCCCTTGCCGCCCTGACCCGCGTTGGCTGCCGCGCCGCCGCTGACCGCACCGTCAGCCCCGCCACCGCCGGTGCCACCCTGGCCTCCGTTACCACCGACGCCGGCGGAGTGGCCCTTACTGGTCGTGGCCCCGCCCACACCGCCGCCGCCGCCCTGGCCGCCGGCACCACCGACGCCCGCGGTGCCTCCAGTGCCGCCGGCGCCGACCGCACCGCCGGCGCCACCGGTACCGCCGCCCCCGCCGGTTCCACCGGCGCCCGCATTGTTGCCGCCGTTATCGGCGAACCCGGCACCGCCGGTACCGCCCTGACCTCCGACGCCCCCGTTGCCGCCCTTGCCGTTGGTGGCACCAACCACTGCACCGCCACCAGCGCCGCCGGCGCCGCCCTGCCCGCCGGCACCACCGGCCGACCCGACACCGCTGGCCGCACCGACGGCCCCGACGCCGCCGGCGCCGCCCGCTCCACCGGCACCCCCGGCCCCGGCGGTGTTGCCGGCCTTGGCGGTGGCCCCGCCTATGCCGCCTACGCCGCCCTTGCCACCGGCCCCGGCCGCTCCCGCACTACCCCCGGTACCGCCGGTTCCCACTGCGCCCCCGGCGCCGCCGCCGCCACCGGTACCGCCGATCCCGCCGGCACCCGCGTTGTTGCTGCCGTCGTCCAAGAATCCAGCGCCGCCAGCACCACCCTGGCCTCCGACACCCCCGACGCCGCCATTGCCGTTGACGGCACCCACCGCCGCGGCACCGCCGGCGCCGCCGGCGCCGCCCTGCCCGCCGAGGCCGCCGGCGGACCCGGCACCGCTGGCCGCCCCCGTGGCACCGATAGCGCCCTGACCGCCCGCACCTCCGGCGCCGCCGGTCCCGGCGGTATGACCCGCCTTGGCCGCTCCACCGACGCCACCCAAACCGCCTTTGCCGCCCGTTCCCGCGGCCCCGGCATTACCTCCCGACCCGCCGCTACCTAGCGCACCGCCGGCTCCGCCGACGCCGCCTGTCCCCCCGGCGCCACCAGCCGTCGCCAGGGCGACCCCGTCGTCATCGAACCCAGCACCGCCAGCACCGCCCTGACCGCCGGCACCGCCGGCACCGCCGGCACCGTTCGTGGCACCGGTCACCGCACCGCCACCAGCACCACCGGTGCCACCCTGCCCACCGAGACCACCGGCAGATCCCGCAACGCCGGGCGCACCCGCGACCCCGACGCCACCGGCACCGCCCTGACCGCCGGCCCCACCGGCGCCGGCAGTGTTACCCGCCTTCGCGGTGGCCCCACCCGCGCCGCCAGATCCGCCCTTACCGCCGGTCCCCGCTGCCCCGACGGTGCCGCCCGTACCTCCCGTGCCCGCCGCGCCACCGCTACCACCGGCGCCACCGGCGCCTCCGGTTCCGCCGGCACCGGCGTTATTGCTGCCGTCGTCAACAAACCCGGCTCCACCGGCGCCACCCTGGCCGCCGGTACCACCGATGCCGCCCTTGCCGTTGACCCCACCTCCACCCGACACTGCACCGCCGCCACCACCGGCGCCGCCTTGCCCGCCGACACCACCAACAGCTCCCGCCGCACTGGCCGTGCCACCGGCGCCCACGCCGCCTGCGCCACCCATGCCGCCGGCACCGCCGTCACCGGCGTCGTTGCCGAAGGTTGCGGCGCCACCTAAGCCACCGGTGCCGCCGCTTCCGCCGGCACCCGCTGCCCCCGCACCGCCTCCCGACCCGCCGGCACCTGCCGCACCACCGGCCCCGCCGGTGCCGCCGGCCCCGCCGGCCCCGCCGGCACTCGCATCGCCGAGGCCGCTATCGATAGACCCGGCGCCACCGGTGCCGCCCTGCCCGCCTGCGCCGCCCGCGCCGCCGACGCCATTGGTGGCGCCGGTTACCGCGGTACCGCCGGCACCACCGGAGCCGCCCCCGCCGCCGACCCCACCGACCGATCCCACGTCACCAGCCACACCGGCGGCTCCGGTGCCGCCCTGACCGCCGACACCACCGGCACCCCCTTTACCGGCCGTTTCACCCGCCGCGTTGGCACCACCGCCAGTACCGCCGACACCACCCTTGCCGCCGGCCCCGGCCGCACCCGCGGTGCCTCCCGTGCCCCCGCTACCGGCAGCACCTGCGGTACCGCCCACGCCGCCGGCGCCACCGGTACCGCCGTCACCGGCATCGTTGACGCCGTTGTCCGCAAACCCGGCGCCACCCGCACCACCCTGACCGCCAATCCCACCCGCACCACCGGCGCCGTTCGTGGCGTCGGACGCGGCAGTACCGCCGACGCCACCGGCGCCGCCTTGACCACCGACGCCGCCCGCTGAGGCGAGGGCAGTGGCAGTCCCTGCGGCCCCGGTACCGCCCTGGCCACCGTTACCACCAACACCACCGGCACCGGCGGTGTGACCCTTGCTGGTCGTGGTGCCGCCTGCACCTCCCTGACCGCCACCGCCACCCTGGCCACCCACACCCGCACTGCCTCCGGTGCCGCCACTGCCGGCAGCGCCGCCGAGGCCCCCTACACCGCCGACGCCACCGGTTCCACCGGCACCCGCATTGTTGCTGCCATCATCGGCAAATCCGGTGCCACCGGCACCGCCCGCCCCGCCGGTGCCGCCTGCACCACCAAGACCGTTCGTGCCACCCGCGCCGGAGTTGCCGCCCACACCACCCTTGCCGCCACCGCCCGCGGCGCCACCGGTACCACCCTGGCCGCCCGGCGCCGTGCTCGTCTGCCCTTGCACACCCGCGCCTCCGGTGCCACCTTGGCCACCCTGACCGCCCTGGCCAAACCCGCCGGCCACACCCGCCGCACCACCGCTGCCGGCCGCGCCCCCGGCACCCGCCGCGCCACCGGCGCCGCCGTCACCACCAGCGGTCGCCGCGTCCGTCGCAGTACCAGCAAAGCCCGTACCACCCTTACCACCGGCCCCGCCGGCACCACCCACACCGCCGGCACCGGCCGTGCCACCGGCACCCGAATTGCCACCCACCCCGCCCTTACCGCCGCCGCCCCCGGCACCGCCGGCGCCGCCATCCTGCCCAGCCGTCGTGCTGGTCAGCCCCTGCACGCCCGCACCCCCGGTGCCCCCGGCGCCACCCTGCCCGCCCGCCCCGAAGCCACCGGCAACACCCGGCGCGCCGCCAGTGCCGGCCGCGCCCCCGGCACCCGCCGCGCCACCGGCGCCGCCGTCACCACCAGCGGTCGCCGCGTCCGTCGCAGTACCAGCAAAGCCCGTACCACCCTTACCACCGGCCCCGCCGGCACCACCCACACCGCCGGCACCGGCCGTGCCACCGGCACCCGAATTGCCACCCACCCCGCCCTTACCGCCGCCGCCCCCGGCACCGCCGGCGCCGCCATCCTGCCCAGCCGTCGTGCTGGTCAGCCCCTGCACGCCCGCACCCCCGGTGCCCCCGGCACCACCCTGCCCGCCCGCCCCGAAGCCACCGGCAACACCCGGCGCGCCGCCAGTGCCGGCCGCGCCCCCGGCACCCGCCGCGCCACCGGCGCCGCCGTCACCACCAGCGGTCGCCGCGTCCGTCGCAGTACCAGCAAAGCCCGTACCACCCTTACCACCGGCCCCGCCGGCACCACCCACACCGCCGGCACCGGCCGTGCCACCGGCACCCGAATTGCCACCCACCCCGCCCTTACCGCCGCCGCCCCCGGCACCGCCGGCGCCGCCATCCTGCCCAGCCGTCGTGCTGGTCAGCCCCTGCACGCCCGCACCCCCGGTGCCCCCGGCACCACCCTGCCCGCCCGCCCCGAAGCCACCGGCAACACCCGGCGCGCCGCCAGTGCCGGCCGCGCCCCCGGCACCCGCCGCGCCACCGGCGCCGCCGTCACCACCAGCGGTCGCCGCGTCCGTCGCAGTACCAGCAAACCCGGTACCACCCTTACCACCGGCACCACCAGTACCACCCACACCGCCGGCACCGGCCGTGCCACCAGCGTTCGAATCGCCACCCACCCCGCCCTGACCGCCAGCGCCTCCGGCGGTACCCACGCCGCCGTCGACGCCGGCAATCGTGCTCGTCTGCCCATTCAGCCCCGCACCGCCGGTGCCGCCCTGCCCACCTTGCCCTCCCGTGCCATACCCGGCCGCGGGACCGCCGTTGCCGGCCGCGCCGCCCGCACCGGCGGCGCCACCGACACCGCCGGTACCGCCAGCGGTCGCGCCGCTCAACCCATCGTCGGCGAATCCGGTACCCCCCTGACCCCCGGCACCGCCCGTACCGCCCACGCCACCGGCGCCGGCGGCACCACCCGCCACCGAGGCGCCGCCCACGCCGCCCTGGCCACCGACACCGCCGGTCCCACCGAGACCGCCATCCACCCCAGCGGTCGTGCTGGTCGCTCCCTGCGCACCGGCGCCACCCGTGCCACCCTGGCCACCGGTACCACTCGCGCCGCTCGCCCCGGCGCCGCCGAACAGACCGCCGGCGCCGCCGGCGCCGGCCAGGCCCCCGGTGCCACCAGTGCCGCCCGTCCCACCGACACCCAACCCGACGCCGACTCCGCCGGTTCCGCCCTGTCCACCGGCGCCACCGGCACCGCCGGCGCCGCCGAACCCGCCGAACAGCGAACGAACCTCGCCTCCAGCGCCGCCGGTGCCGCCGACCCCGCCTTGACCCCCGATGGCGCCATCAGCACCCGTGGCGCCGATTCCGCCGGCCCCGCCGGCGCCGCCGCTGCCCGCATAGCCCCCGGCCAGTGCGGAAACGGTCCCACCGGCGCCGCCGGCCCCACCCGCGTGGCCACCGGCCGCCCCCGCGCCACCGGCGCCTCCCGATCCGCCGTTGCCGAACAGCACCCCGCTGTTTCCGCCGGCACCGCCCGCGCCACCCACGCCCGTCGCGCCGGCCCCGCCGGCACCGCCGGCACCGCCGTTGCCGAAGAAGCCTGCCGTGCCACCCACGCCGCCCGCCCCGCCGGCCCCGCCGGCGCCACCGGAGCCGCCGTTGCCGAAGAAGAACGCGCCGGCCCCACCCCGACCGCCGGCCGCCCCGGCCCCACCGACGCCTCCGGTACCGCCGGCACCGAACAGGAAGGCGGAAGCCCCGCCGTCACCGCCAGCCGCCCCGGCGCCACCGGCCCCTCCGGTGCCACCGATGCCATAGAAGATCCCGGCGGCGCCACCGGTACCGCCGGCCTG harbors:
- a CDS encoding sulfotransferase domain-containing protein — its product is MTKPLIAPTRVFRDYLCNSLVWRDFLVQGGFVNGDIVIVTPVKSGTTWTQRIVQQILRNGAENGGSLSDTSPWLDSSWGDHAEMLDVLARQRELGGRRVIKSHLPADALPIAAEARYVFVGRNGKDSGISFHNMLTNYSESTMSTINQTYAKWSGESTPLVVPENLQAFFDLWLDTGGSGCGDLFDLVRSWWELRGEPNVLLLHYRQLTDDLPGQITRLAAFIGIDPASLDIGVIAEHCSFDYMRGHADKMAPFNGAHMSSAQAFFHKGPTRDYRSELTSEQVARFDQVAVQKLGSQCAHWLERGELSDGCEVGGLR
- a CDS encoding MDR family MFS transporter — its product is MTNPTAAIGDRSPSNTVSSVRSRVIFAALALGVVVAAMDQAMVVPALPTIVADLGDAGQQSWAVTAYLLGGIVVVPAAGKLGDLLGRKRVLGSAAMIFLTGSVLCACSQTMAMLAGSRMVQGVGAGAIAVTSAALVGEVFPLRSRGTFQGALGAIFGVGTVAGPFLGGLCADYLNWRWAFWVNVPTSLTVLAVAAAAIPALPRRPRPAIDYVGILVIGFAATALIMATSWGGTTYAWGSLPIMALFAAAGLALVLFVWVESRAAAGILPPRLFRSPVFSVCAVLSLLVGFAMLGALTFVPMYLRYVDGVSATTSGLRTLPMVVGLLTTSLAVGILVGRTGRYKIFPLAGTALMAVGFLLLARMDESTPWAVQSFYLVILGAGIGFAMQVLILIVQNTSCFQDLGVATSGVTFFRLVGGAFGAAIFGALFANFLGGRVGSVLTANGMSAEVMHSPAAMHHLPQHLASLMVGAYARSLSQVFLCAAFVALTGFVFALFLHEAPLTGVHDSPTCLGDGFAVPRVKTPADVLEIAVANLLSETPQVHLEDLASQPDCELDVAGLWGVLRVYQDERSGETARLIDIARRFHLPHQVFEPVFDRLVQLGYVSRAGGELSLTAEGLRQVDSVSALIRRWVVDNLTLPAGFADEGDEEFDAALQRIADDVLVQRDWYHDCDELAEAADLAAVR
- a CDS encoding PE family protein — protein: MSFLSITPQLLSATATGVAKIGSGIVAADVAAAGATTNVLAAGAHEVSTATIATLFGADRQIPAGVPHRSAA
- a CDS encoding NAD(P)-dependent oxidoreductase; the protein is MRVTLLGATGLTGTLLLPMLEREHTVTVLARDVERVGTRCATTRVIGGDATDQMAVTDAVGAADAVITLVAPRRDGDVGTVRSDATKVLLSAVADVATDAHLIVVSALGGAASAGRLSWFGRLVYTRAVGRERLTEVDRQEELIAGCELRITVVRPPRLDDESASTPIEVAGRVGSRQTLHRSDLAHYLCAEVARRPTATRWVTLVSE
- a CDS encoding arylsulfatase, yielding MSHRDAIHDRTTLPLPDTPSGGRAGPTIAESVMPTIAPIRPPQGAPNVVIVLLDDVGFGATATFGGPIPSPTGDLLAREGLRYNRFHTTALCSPTRAALLTGRNHHAVNTGNITEWATGYDGYNSIIPKSAATIAETLRLNGYSTAAFGKWHNTPVWEVSPAGPFDRWPTGMGFEEFYGFMGGEAHQYNPGLYHGTTPIERPEGVENYHLTTDLADRMIEWVRRGRAVAPDRPFFAYWAPGATHAPHQVSPEWSEPFRGRFDAGWDTLREQIFTRQKQLGVIPADTELTARHDSIPAWNSISPDRQRIAARLMEVYAGFLAHTDHEIGRMVQALKDMSEWDNTLFIYIIGDNGAAPAGGIDGVFNEMVALNGLQEDVAVVLSKMDEFGGPKANNEYPVGFAWSMCTPFQFTKQFASHFGGTRNPMIVTWPRRIADRGGLRCQFHHVIDIAPTVLEAAGVPQPTDVHGIAQKPYDGISLAYTFDDAEAEGRRRTQYFEIQGTRGIYHEEWMACTYHAKIQWRKGALPAFSDDRWELYDLRSDYSQATDLAAERPDKLAELQALFDAEAAACNVFPLDDRGPIRAMGARPTILGERSSISFGQGAIRMPEDIIRSAFNRSYSITASIDTPGGAAVSGVLLAAGGYFAGMSLYVLNGLPAFTYNYFGSEYTTVTATKVLPAGAATVAIEFDYDGGGLGKGGLARLLVDGRQVGASRIERTVPFGFSADEGVDVGMDGGTPAADTYDGTFAFNGTIDEVTIRLR